From a single Kitasatospora sp. NBC_00458 genomic region:
- a CDS encoding ABC transporter ATP-binding protein, which yields MVAEHIVGTEAEIGSGAGAEPGPAPGTVSGAGSGAGGVPRLAARGVTVGYGDRTVIDALDVTIPPGVVTTIIGPNGCGKSTLLRTLSRLLKPTRGAVVLDGDDIAKLRTRDVAKKLGLLPQSPVAPEGLTVADLVARGRHPHQSWLRQWSSDDASVVEHALAMTGVSDLADRPVDALSGGQRQRVWISMTLAQGTDLLLLDEPTTYLDLAHAIDVLDLVDDLHESGCTVVMVLHDLNLAARYSDNLIVMKAGSVLAQGHPRDVVTPELLLEAFGLRAEVIDDPVGDRPLVVPIGRTHVRGGKGRQVSPAT from the coding sequence ATGGTCGCTGAGCACATCGTCGGAACCGAGGCGGAGATCGGCTCCGGGGCCGGGGCGGAGCCCGGGCCCGCGCCCGGGACCGTATCCGGGGCGGGGTCCGGAGCCGGTGGCGTCCCGCGGCTCGCGGCCAGGGGCGTCACGGTCGGGTACGGCGACCGGACGGTCATCGACGCACTGGACGTCACGATCCCTCCGGGGGTGGTGACCACGATCATCGGCCCCAACGGGTGCGGGAAGTCCACCCTGCTGCGGACCCTGTCGCGGCTGCTCAAGCCGACCCGGGGGGCGGTGGTGCTGGACGGCGACGACATCGCCAAGCTGAGGACCAGGGACGTCGCGAAGAAGCTCGGCCTGCTGCCGCAGTCGCCGGTCGCCCCGGAGGGCCTGACCGTCGCCGACCTGGTGGCCCGGGGCCGGCATCCGCACCAGAGCTGGCTGCGGCAGTGGTCCTCCGACGACGCCTCGGTGGTGGAGCACGCGCTGGCCATGACCGGGGTGTCCGACCTGGCCGACCGGCCCGTGGACGCGCTCTCCGGGGGCCAGCGGCAGCGCGTGTGGATCTCGATGACGCTTGCTCAGGGCACCGATCTGCTGCTGCTCGACGAGCCCACCACCTATCTGGACCTGGCGCACGCGATCGACGTGCTCGACCTGGTGGACGACCTGCACGAGTCGGGGTGCACCGTGGTCATGGTGCTGCACGACCTCAACCTGGCGGCCCGTTACAGCGACAACCTGATCGTGATGAAGGCGGGTTCGGTCCTGGCGCAGGGTCATCCGCGCGACGTGGTGACCCCGGAGCTGCTGCTGGAGGCGTTCGGCCTGCGCGCCGAGGTGATCGACGACCCGGTGGGCGACCGGCCGCTCGTCGTGCCGATAGGCCGGACCCATGTCCGGGGCGGAAAGGGACGGCAGGTCAGTCCTGCAACTTAG
- a CDS encoding FecCD family ABC transporter permease yields the protein MNVTVVKRVAAPGVRFGGLSFVWRPRIVLVTLLLLAAAFLLFCLSIGVGDFPIGLPQVVATLFGAGERVDEFVIMDLRMPRALAGLVVGTALGVSGALTQSIARNPLASPDILGITGGASAVTVFLVTVSGGSAAAVVSSVGLSGAALAGGLGTGLLVYFLAWRRGVDGFRLILIGISVSAVMEAVTTWLLATADIRDVARAQAWLVGSLDNRSWDEVWVALWGTLAVLAVVACVAFQFKPLHFGDDVAAGLGVRYALVRAVLLLCAVLLAGFAVSAAGPVPFVAMVAPQVAMRLTRYPTPPVVASGAVGALLLIGSDLVARTALPVTLPVGVVTAAIGGPFLVYLLVRANRR from the coding sequence ATGAACGTGACCGTGGTGAAGCGGGTGGCGGCGCCGGGCGTGAGGTTCGGCGGCCTGTCCTTCGTGTGGCGGCCCAGGATCGTGCTGGTCACGCTGCTGCTCCTGGCGGCGGCCTTCCTGCTGTTCTGCCTGTCCATCGGGGTGGGGGACTTCCCCATCGGCCTGCCGCAGGTGGTGGCGACGCTCTTCGGCGCCGGTGAGCGGGTCGACGAGTTCGTGATCATGGACCTGCGGATGCCGCGGGCGCTGGCCGGTCTCGTCGTGGGGACCGCCCTGGGGGTGTCCGGGGCGCTCACCCAGTCCATCGCCCGCAATCCGCTGGCGAGCCCGGACATCCTCGGGATCACCGGGGGCGCCAGCGCGGTGACGGTGTTCCTGGTGACGGTGTCGGGCGGGTCGGCCGCCGCGGTCGTGAGCTCGGTGGGCCTCTCGGGGGCGGCGCTCGCGGGCGGTCTCGGTACGGGGCTGCTGGTGTACTTCCTGGCGTGGCGGCGGGGGGTCGACGGGTTCCGGCTCATCCTCATCGGCATCTCGGTGAGCGCCGTGATGGAGGCGGTCACGACCTGGCTGCTGGCCACGGCCGACATCAGGGACGTGGCCCGGGCCCAGGCGTGGCTGGTCGGCTCGCTGGACAACCGTTCGTGGGACGAGGTGTGGGTGGCGCTCTGGGGCACGCTGGCCGTCCTGGCCGTGGTGGCCTGCGTCGCCTTCCAGTTCAAGCCGCTGCACTTCGGCGACGACGTGGCCGCGGGGCTGGGGGTCCGGTACGCGCTGGTGCGGGCGGTGCTGCTGCTGTGCGCGGTGCTCCTGGCCGGCTTCGCGGTGAGCGCGGCGGGGCCGGTGCCGTTCGTCGCCATGGTGGCGCCTCAGGTGGCGATGCGTCTGACGAGGTACCCGACACCGCCCGTGGTGGCCTCCGGCGCGGTGGGCGCGCTGCTGCTGATCGGCTCGGACCTGGTCGCCCGGACGGCGCTGCCGGTCACCCTGCCGGTGGGCGTGGTCACCGCCGCGATCGGCGGTCCCTTCCTCGTCTACCTCCTGGTGCGGGCGAATCGCCGCTAG
- a CDS encoding FecCD family ABC transporter permease — protein MGTISVERPARSEVAAARRRRIVGLGAVAAVLVVAAVVSVAVGARALSPAEVWHGLFAGPDPDQRSTEIRLIVQTVRVPRTVLAIVAGIALGVGGALIQGFTRNPIADTGLLGVNTGASFAVVSAISLFGFTDPFQYVWFAFLGAALAGVVVFGLSSIGRGAGNPLTLALAGQGVAVFLAAMTTAIALSDKAALNALRFWNAGSVAGVPFRVIWPVTAFIAVGLVLALVTLPSVNLLNLGDDVARGLGVNIALIRTVGIVAITLMAGAATAACGPVAFLGLMVAHVARYLAGPDYRWLVPYAGLLGAVVLLVCDIVGRVVVRPGELDVGVLVALLGAPFFAGLVWRGKFKSA, from the coding sequence ATGGGCACGATTTCAGTGGAGCGCCCGGCGCGGTCCGAGGTGGCGGCGGCCCGTCGGCGGCGGATCGTCGGTCTGGGCGCGGTCGCTGCGGTCCTGGTCGTCGCCGCGGTGGTCTCGGTCGCCGTCGGTGCCCGCGCGTTGAGTCCCGCCGAGGTCTGGCACGGGCTGTTCGCGGGGCCGGACCCCGACCAGAGGAGCACGGAGATCAGGCTCATCGTGCAGACCGTGCGGGTGCCCCGGACGGTGCTCGCGATCGTGGCGGGCATCGCGCTGGGCGTCGGCGGGGCGCTGATCCAGGGGTTCACCCGCAACCCCATCGCGGACACCGGCCTGTTGGGGGTGAACACCGGCGCCTCGTTCGCGGTGGTGTCGGCGATCTCCCTGTTCGGGTTCACCGACCCGTTCCAGTACGTCTGGTTCGCCTTCCTGGGGGCCGCGCTCGCGGGGGTGGTCGTGTTCGGACTGTCGAGCATCGGCCGGGGCGCGGGCAATCCGCTGACGCTCGCCCTGGCGGGGCAGGGGGTGGCGGTGTTCCTCGCGGCGATGACGACGGCGATCGCGCTGTCTGACAAGGCGGCGCTGAACGCGCTGCGGTTCTGGAACGCCGGCTCGGTGGCGGGTGTCCCGTTCCGGGTCATCTGGCCGGTGACCGCCTTCATCGCGGTCGGGCTGGTGCTGGCCCTGGTCACCCTGCCCTCCGTCAACCTGCTCAACCTGGGTGACGACGTGGCACGGGGCCTGGGGGTGAACATCGCGCTGATTCGGACGGTCGGCATCGTCGCCATCACGCTCATGGCGGGTGCGGCGACGGCGGCGTGCGGTCCCGTCGCGTTCCTCGGACTCATGGTCGCGCACGTGGCCCGGTACCTCGCGGGGCCCGACTACCGCTGGCTGGTGCCGTACGCGGGTCTCCTCGGCGCGGTCGTCCTGCTGGTCTGCGACATCGTGGGGCGCGTGGTGGTGCGGCCGGGCGAGCTGGACGTGGGCGTCCTCGTCGCCCTGCTCGGCGCCCCGTTCTTCGCGGGTCTGGTGTGGCGAGGGAAGTTCAAGAGCGCATGA
- a CDS encoding lysine N(6)-hydroxylase/L-ornithine N(5)-oxygenase family protein, with product MSRALPGDAALIHDLIGIGFGPSNVAMAIALSEHNARVGRRDTVTAHFFEQQPGFGWHRGMLIDDATMQVSFMKDLVTMRNPASEYSFLCYLQSRGRLVDFVNHKSLFPLRVEFHDYFEWAAAKVDDMVSYGHRVVAVEPVVRDGVVEYLDVTARSGDEVVVHRARNLVIGTGLRPAMPEGVERTDRVWHNSDLLRKVDALEGRGPTRFVVVGAGQSAAETVAYLHRRFAGAEVCAVFSRYGYSPADDSGFANRIFDPRAVDEYFTAPEDVKRRLMEYHGNTNYSVVDIDLIDELYRQAYREKVLGTERLRFLNVSRLRGVEETPGGVRATVEYLVTGETVPVDADVVVCATGYTQADGLGLLGAVADLCHRDELGRVRVERDYRVATDPELRCGIYLQGGTEHTHGISSSLLSNTAVRVGEILEAILGRGLERPPVGAPAVVSPPVERPAVVSPRLNGGAGAVRRPAR from the coding sequence ATGTCACGAGCCCTTCCCGGCGACGCAGCACTGATCCACGACCTGATCGGTATCGGCTTCGGTCCGTCGAACGTCGCCATGGCGATCGCGCTGAGCGAGCACAACGCGCGCGTCGGAAGGCGCGACACGGTCACCGCCCACTTCTTCGAGCAGCAGCCCGGGTTCGGGTGGCACCGCGGCATGCTCATCGACGACGCGACGATGCAGGTGTCCTTCATGAAGGACCTGGTGACGATGCGGAACCCGGCGAGCGAGTACAGCTTCCTCTGCTACCTGCAGAGCAGGGGACGCCTGGTCGACTTCGTCAACCACAAGAGCCTGTTCCCGCTCCGGGTCGAGTTCCACGACTACTTCGAGTGGGCCGCGGCGAAGGTCGACGACATGGTCTCCTACGGCCACCGGGTCGTCGCCGTCGAACCCGTCGTGCGCGACGGCGTGGTGGAGTACCTCGACGTGACGGCCCGGTCCGGCGACGAGGTCGTCGTCCACCGCGCCCGCAACCTCGTCATCGGCACCGGGCTGCGCCCGGCCATGCCGGAGGGCGTCGAGCGGACCGACCGGGTCTGGCACAACTCCGACCTGCTGCGGAAGGTCGACGCCCTGGAAGGGCGCGGGCCCACCCGCTTCGTCGTCGTCGGGGCCGGCCAGAGCGCCGCGGAGACCGTCGCCTACCTGCACCGCCGCTTCGCGGGGGCGGAGGTCTGCGCGGTCTTCTCCCGCTACGGCTACAGCCCGGCGGACGACAGCGGCTTCGCCAACCGCATCTTCGACCCCCGGGCCGTCGACGAGTACTTCACGGCGCCGGAGGACGTGAAGCGCCGGCTGATGGAGTACCACGGGAACACCAACTACTCGGTGGTGGACATCGACCTCATCGACGAGCTGTACCGGCAGGCGTACCGGGAGAAGGTGCTCGGCACCGAGCGGCTGCGGTTCCTGAACGTCTCGCGCCTCAGGGGCGTCGAGGAGACGCCCGGCGGGGTCCGCGCCACCGTCGAGTACCTGGTCACCGGCGAGACCGTCCCGGTGGACGCCGACGTCGTCGTCTGCGCCACCGGGTACACGCAGGCCGACGGCCTGGGCCTGCTCGGAGCGGTCGCCGACCTCTGCCACCGCGACGAGCTCGGCCGGGTCCGGGTCGAGCGCGACTACCGGGTGGCGACCGACCCCGAACTGCGCTGCGGCATCTACCTCCAGGGCGGCACCGAGCACACCCACGGCATCAGCTCCTCCCTGTTGTCCAACACGGCGGTGCGCGTCGGCGAGATCCTGGAAGCGATCCTCGGCCGCGGCCTCGAACGCCCGCCCGTCGGGGCCCCGGCCGTCGTGAGCCCGCCCGTCGAGCGCCCGGCCGTCGTGAGCCCGCGGCTCAACGGGGGAGCCGGCGCCGTCCGCCGGCCGGCCCGGTAG
- a CDS encoding methionyl-tRNA formyltransferase, whose translation MRVVMFGYQTWGHRTLKALLDSEHDVALVVTHPRSEHAYEKIWSDSVAELAEEHGVPVVIRNRPDDEELFRRLEEAAPDIIVANNWRTWIPPRIYTLPKHGTLNVHDSLLPQYAGFSPLIWALINGETEVGVTAHIMDEVLDAGDIVRQQAVAVGPTDTATDLFHKTVDLIAPVTLGALDLIASGRTDFTKQDRSRASFFHKRAEEDVRIDWDWPAEVLERLVRAQSAPYPAAFTYHRGRRLEVLSAVVSEGVYGGTPGRVFYREGDGVVIVAGADARTGRNHGLAITRVRTEDGRELPATDYFTSMGGYLTDRP comes from the coding sequence ATGCGCGTCGTCATGTTCGGCTACCAGACCTGGGGCCACCGCACCCTCAAGGCGCTCCTGGACTCCGAGCACGATGTCGCGCTGGTCGTGACGCACCCCAGGAGCGAGCACGCCTACGAGAAGATCTGGAGCGACTCGGTCGCCGAGCTCGCCGAGGAGCACGGCGTCCCGGTCGTCATCCGCAACCGCCCCGACGACGAGGAACTGTTCCGGCGCCTGGAGGAGGCCGCCCCGGACATCATCGTCGCCAACAACTGGCGCACCTGGATCCCGCCCCGCATCTACACCCTGCCGAAGCACGGCACCCTCAACGTCCACGACTCGCTGCTGCCCCAGTACGCCGGCTTCTCACCGCTCATCTGGGCCCTCATCAACGGCGAGACCGAGGTCGGCGTCACCGCCCACATCATGGACGAGGTGCTCGACGCCGGCGACATCGTGCGGCAGCAGGCCGTCGCCGTCGGGCCCACGGACACCGCCACCGACCTCTTCCACAAGACGGTCGACCTCATCGCCCCGGTCACCCTCGGCGCCCTCGACCTGATCGCCTCCGGCCGGACCGACTTCACCAAGCAGGACCGGTCCCGGGCCAGCTTCTTCCACAAGCGGGCCGAGGAGGACGTCCGGATCGACTGGGACTGGCCCGCCGAGGTCCTGGAACGCCTGGTCCGCGCCCAGTCCGCCCCGTACCCGGCCGCCTTCACCTACCACCGGGGCCGGCGTCTGGAGGTGCTCTCCGCCGTCGTGTCCGAGGGCGTCTACGGCGGCACCCCCGGCCGCGTCTTCTACCGCGAGGGCGACGGCGTCGTGATCGTCGCCGGGGCCGACGCCCGCACGGGCCGCAACCACGGCCTGGCCATCACCCGGGTACGCACCGAGGACGGCCGGGAGCTGCCCGCGACGGACTACTTCACGTCCATGGGCGGTTACCTCACCGATCGCCCCTGA
- a CDS encoding lamin tail domain-containing protein, with the protein MRRTDRVRPRALAAASAAAVVGALLALPAGPAQAVSADIVISQVYGGGGNSGAQYANDYIELYNRGTAPVSVTGWTVQYASAAGSSWARTTLTGTIAPGKYHLVQEAAGAGAGAALPAPDTTGTLALSATTGKVALVTNGTALTCSSGCAAQPGVKDFVGYGSSASSAEGSPTGNLANTTAALRAGGGATDTDSNASDFAVTAPAPRNSSSGGGTGGTRIRDVQGAARTSPKAGQAVSAVPGVVTAVGPSGFWYQDPQPDADPATSEAVYVYTAGAPAVAVGDSVTVGGTVSEFRPGGTGGTTNLTVTELTAPSVTVLAHNAALPAATLVGAGGRVPPAAVISSVTTGNAETAGGFQPATDGLDFWESLEGMRVRIDNAAVVGPTSAFGEIPVVPQGSTTRTGRGGILLQAADGNPERVILDDVLAPSPAARVGDTLSGATVGVLDYSFGNFKLLATATPTVSPGGLTAETTAAPAAGELATATFNVENLSPDDPQSKFDGLAAAVVGNLRSPDLVALEEIQDNNGATDNGTVAADQTLARLTAAITAAGGPSYSYRQIDPVNDQDGGEPGGNIRQVFLYRTDRGLSFTDRPGAGSTTADSVVNSGGVPALTYSPGRIAPGNSAFNASRKPLAGEFRWNGRPVFVIANHFNSKGGDQPLFGRYQQPTRPSETQRHAQAAVVKAFTDQILAVDPNAAVIVLGDLNDFEFSQTTDLLTAGGSLVDLPRTLPLAERYTYVYEGNSQVLDHILVSPYLAARAYSYDIVHLNSEFPTQLSDHDPQVVRIPLP; encoded by the coding sequence ATGCGGCGAACCGATCGAGTCCGGCCCCGCGCACTGGCGGCGGCATCCGCCGCCGCCGTCGTGGGAGCGCTCCTCGCACTCCCCGCCGGCCCCGCGCAGGCGGTGTCCGCGGACATCGTGATCAGCCAGGTGTACGGCGGTGGCGGCAACTCCGGCGCCCAGTACGCCAACGACTACATCGAGCTGTACAACCGGGGCACCGCACCGGTCTCCGTCACCGGCTGGACCGTCCAGTACGCCTCCGCGGCCGGGTCCTCGTGGGCCAGGACGACGCTGACCGGCACCATCGCGCCCGGCAAGTACCACCTCGTCCAGGAGGCGGCGGGCGCCGGCGCCGGGGCCGCCCTGCCGGCGCCGGACACGACCGGCACGCTGGCCCTGAGCGCCACCACGGGCAAGGTCGCACTGGTCACCAACGGGACCGCGCTCACCTGCTCCTCGGGCTGCGCCGCCCAGCCGGGCGTGAAGGACTTCGTCGGCTACGGTTCGAGCGCCAGTTCCGCCGAGGGCTCACCGACCGGCAACCTGGCGAACACCACCGCCGCGCTGCGGGCCGGCGGCGGCGCCACCGACACCGACAGCAACGCGTCCGACTTCGCCGTCACCGCCCCCGCCCCGCGCAACTCCTCCTCCGGCGGCGGCACCGGCGGCACCCGGATACGCGACGTCCAGGGCGCCGCCCGCACCTCCCCGAAGGCCGGACAGGCGGTCAGCGCCGTCCCCGGCGTCGTCACCGCCGTCGGCCCGAGCGGCTTCTGGTACCAGGACCCGCAGCCGGACGCCGACCCGGCCACCAGCGAGGCCGTCTACGTCTACACCGCCGGTGCGCCGGCCGTCGCCGTCGGCGACTCGGTGACGGTCGGCGGCACGGTGAGCGAGTTCCGCCCGGGCGGCACCGGCGGCACCACCAACCTCACCGTCACCGAACTGACCGCGCCGAGCGTCACCGTCCTCGCCCACAACGCCGCACTGCCCGCCGCCACCCTGGTCGGCGCCGGCGGCCGGGTGCCGCCGGCCGCGGTGATCTCCAGCGTCACCACCGGCAACGCCGAGACCGCGGGCGGCTTCCAGCCGGCCACCGACGGCCTCGACTTCTGGGAGTCGCTGGAGGGCATGCGGGTCAGGATCGACAACGCCGCCGTGGTCGGCCCGACCAGCGCGTTCGGCGAGATCCCGGTCGTCCCGCAGGGCTCCACCACCCGCACCGGCCGGGGCGGCATCCTCCTCCAGGCCGCCGACGGCAACCCCGAGCGGGTCATCCTCGACGACGTGCTCGCCCCCTCGCCGGCCGCCCGGGTCGGTGACACCCTCTCCGGCGCCACCGTCGGCGTCCTCGACTACTCCTTCGGCAACTTCAAGCTGCTGGCGACCGCGACCCCGACGGTCTCCCCCGGCGGCCTCACCGCGGAGACCACCGCGGCGCCGGCCGCCGGCGAGCTGGCCACCGCGACCTTCAACGTCGAGAACCTCTCCCCCGACGACCCGCAGAGCAAGTTCGACGGCCTGGCCGCGGCCGTCGTCGGCAACCTCCGCTCGCCCGACCTGGTCGCCCTGGAGGAGATCCAGGACAACAACGGCGCCACCGACAACGGCACCGTCGCCGCCGACCAGACCCTCGCGCGGCTGACCGCCGCCATCACCGCGGCGGGCGGCCCGTCCTACTCCTACCGCCAGATCGACCCGGTGAACGACCAGGACGGCGGCGAACCCGGCGGCAACATCCGCCAGGTCTTCCTCTACCGCACCGACCGGGGCCTGAGCTTCACCGACCGTCCGGGAGCCGGCTCCACCACCGCCGACTCGGTGGTCAACAGCGGCGGCGTCCCGGCCCTCACCTACTCCCCCGGCCGGATCGCCCCGGGCAACTCCGCCTTCAACGCCAGCCGCAAGCCGCTGGCCGGCGAGTTCCGCTGGAACGGCCGCCCGGTCTTCGTGATCGCCAACCACTTCAACTCCAAGGGCGGCGACCAGCCCCTGTTCGGCCGCTACCAGCAGCCGACCCGCCCCTCCGAGACCCAGCGGCACGCCCAGGCCGCCGTGGTGAAGGCGTTCACCGACCAGATCCTCGCCGTCGACCCGAACGCCGCGGTGATCGTCCTCGGCGACCTCAACGACTTCGAGTTCTCCCAGACCACCGACCTCCTCACCGCCGGCGGCTCCCTGGTCGACCTCCCCCGCACCCTCCCCCTCGCCGAGCGCTACACCTACGTCTACGAGGGCAACTCCCAGGTGCTCGACCACATCCTGGTCTCCCCCTACCTCGCCGCCAGGGCCTACAGCTACGACATCGTCCACCTCAACAGCGAGTTCCCCACCCAGCTCAGCGACCACGACCCCCAGGTCGTCCGCATCCCCCTGCCCTGA
- a CDS encoding heavy metal translocating P-type ATPase: MTCAACVSRVEKRLARIEGVTAGVNLATGRARVLHPAGVGVDELVAAVERAGYTAELAPIGLSAAGPDQDDSGERWRLLVTALLAVPVVLLSMVPSLQFAAWQWVCFGLALPVVTWGSAAFHRRAWQGLRHAAATMDTLVSLGVVASFGWSAYALLFGGAGEIGMRMPFSLTADGGGTAHVYLEAAVGVPLFVLAGRLLEGRVRRRTGSALRALAELGAKEVCVRDPETGEEQLLPIEHLLPGREFVVRPGERVATDGVVVEGSSALDLSLLTGESVPVEVGPGDQVAGATVNVGGALVVRATAVGADTQLARITALVADAQAGKARAQRLADTVAGVFVPCVLTVAVCVLGFWLGAGADPQAAVTAAVAVLVVACPCALGLATPTALLAATGRGAELGVLVRGPEVLESLRRIDTVVLDKTGTLTTGRMELAAVAVAPDAGVDEDQVLRLAGAVEHRSEHPIGRAVVGAARERCGSEPLPAVAEFTATAGVGVTGTVEGRVVRVVRPDDAAGPLPAVLATALEEAAAAGRTPVVVELDGRPVAVLAVGDTLRSGSWRALHRLRGMGLEPVLLTGDGPGAAHAVAGELGIQQVHFSASPERKAEVVAELRAAGRTTAVVGDGVNDAVALASADLGVALASGSDAAIGAAGLTLVRGDIEAVVDAVRLARRTLGTIRVNLLWAFGYNVVLIPLAAVGLLNPMLAAVAMSLSSLLVVGNSLRLRTWRPGRGGSDARGGSAPGGGRRPGRSARTGRSARAGAGTGAGTGTGTGTGTGVAR, translated from the coding sequence ATGACCTGCGCGGCCTGCGTGAGCCGGGTGGAGAAGCGGCTGGCCCGCATCGAGGGCGTGACCGCCGGGGTCAATCTGGCCACCGGGCGGGCACGGGTGCTGCACCCGGCCGGGGTCGGCGTCGACGAGCTGGTGGCGGCGGTCGAACGGGCCGGCTACACGGCCGAGTTGGCGCCGATCGGACTCTCGGCGGCGGGACCGGACCAGGACGACTCCGGCGAGCGGTGGCGGCTGCTGGTGACGGCGCTGCTGGCCGTGCCGGTCGTGCTGCTGTCGATGGTGCCGTCGCTCCAGTTCGCCGCCTGGCAGTGGGTCTGCTTCGGCCTGGCCCTGCCGGTGGTGACCTGGGGGTCGGCCGCGTTCCACCGGCGGGCCTGGCAGGGACTGCGGCACGCGGCGGCGACCATGGACACGCTGGTGAGCCTCGGGGTGGTGGCGTCGTTCGGCTGGTCCGCGTACGCGCTGCTGTTCGGCGGGGCGGGCGAGATCGGCATGCGGATGCCGTTCTCGCTCACCGCGGACGGCGGCGGCACCGCGCACGTCTACCTGGAGGCGGCCGTCGGCGTGCCGCTGTTCGTGCTGGCCGGGCGCCTGCTGGAGGGGCGGGTGCGGCGGCGCACCGGCTCGGCGCTGCGGGCCCTGGCCGAGCTCGGGGCCAAGGAGGTGTGCGTCCGTGACCCCGAGACCGGCGAGGAGCAGCTGCTGCCGATCGAACACCTGCTTCCCGGGCGGGAGTTCGTGGTCCGACCGGGCGAGCGGGTGGCCACCGACGGCGTGGTGGTGGAGGGCAGCTCGGCACTGGACCTGAGCCTGCTGACCGGCGAGTCGGTCCCGGTGGAGGTCGGCCCCGGCGACCAGGTGGCGGGTGCCACCGTGAACGTCGGCGGCGCGCTGGTGGTGCGGGCGACGGCGGTCGGCGCGGACACCCAACTCGCCCGGATCACCGCGCTGGTGGCGGACGCGCAGGCCGGAAAGGCGCGGGCCCAGCGGCTGGCCGACACGGTCGCCGGGGTGTTCGTCCCGTGCGTGCTGACGGTGGCGGTCTGCGTCCTCGGCTTCTGGCTGGGCGCCGGGGCCGACCCGCAGGCGGCCGTGACGGCGGCGGTGGCCGTCCTCGTCGTGGCCTGCCCGTGCGCGCTGGGCCTGGCCACGCCGACCGCGCTGCTGGCCGCGACCGGCCGGGGCGCCGAACTCGGCGTGCTGGTGCGCGGTCCCGAGGTGCTGGAGAGCCTGCGGCGGATCGACACCGTGGTGCTGGACAAGACGGGCACCCTGACCACCGGCCGGATGGAGCTCGCGGCGGTGGCCGTGGCCCCGGACGCGGGGGTCGACGAGGACCAGGTGCTCCGGCTCGCAGGAGCCGTCGAGCACCGGTCGGAGCACCCGATCGGCCGGGCTGTCGTGGGGGCGGCCCGCGAGCGGTGTGGCTCCGAACCCCTCCCGGCGGTGGCCGAGTTCACGGCCACCGCCGGAGTGGGCGTGACCGGCACGGTGGAGGGCCGGGTGGTCCGGGTGGTCCGCCCGGACGACGCGGCCGGCCCGCTGCCGGCCGTACTGGCGACGGCGCTGGAGGAGGCCGCGGCCGCCGGCCGGACGCCGGTGGTGGTGGAGCTGGACGGGCGCCCGGTGGCCGTCCTCGCGGTCGGCGACACGCTGCGCTCGGGCAGTTGGCGCGCGCTGCACCGGCTGCGCGGGATGGGCCTGGAACCGGTCCTGCTGACCGGCGACGGCCCCGGGGCCGCCCACGCGGTGGCGGGCGAACTCGGCATCCAGCAGGTGCACTTCTCGGCCTCGCCGGAGCGAAAGGCCGAGGTGGTGGCCGAGTTGCGGGCCGCCGGTCGGACGACGGCGGTGGTCGGCGACGGCGTCAACGACGCGGTCGCGCTCGCCTCCGCGGACCTCGGGGTGGCGCTCGCCTCGGGGAGCGACGCGGCGATCGGCGCGGCCGGGCTGACCCTGGTCCGCGGCGACATCGAGGCGGTGGTGGACGCCGTCCGGCTGGCCCGGCGCACCCTGGGCACGATCCGGGTCAACCTGCTCTGGGCGTTCGGGTACAACGTGGTGCTGATCCCGCTGGCCGCGGTCGGGCTGCTGAACCCGATGCTGGCGGCGGTGGCGATGTCGCTGAGTTCGCTGCTGGTGGTGGGGAACAGCCTGCGACTGCGGACCTGGCGCCCCGGCCGCGGCGGCTCGGACGCACGCGGCGGCTCCGCCCCGGGCGGCGGGCGGCGCCCGGGCCGCTCCGCACGCACGGGGCGCTCGGCACGGGCCGGCGCGGGGACGGGCGCGGGGACGGGGACGGGGACGGGGACGGGGACGGGGGTCGCACGATGA
- a CDS encoding copper chaperone PCu(A)C, translated as MNASRPGRLAERLGRAPERLKVAGPPVAAAAVALALLSGWTAVGGAGRPQPVEAGPGWLLLPTAGGATATAAFFTVRNPGDIPDQLTGASWQFGGKVTLKQHRHQGASGRWEPVAALPVPERGELVMSPEDADLMILNPPPLTVGQWVEFTLTFRNSPELRVKAEVVRPGGRRSS; from the coding sequence GTGAACGCATCACGGCCGGGGCGGCTGGCGGAACGGCTGGGACGCGCCCCCGAGCGGCTGAAGGTGGCCGGCCCGCCCGTCGCGGCGGCCGCGGTGGCACTGGCGCTGCTCTCCGGATGGACGGCGGTCGGCGGAGCCGGGCGGCCGCAGCCCGTGGAGGCCGGCCCGGGCTGGCTGCTGCTCCCGACCGCCGGTGGGGCGACGGCCACCGCCGCGTTCTTCACCGTCCGCAACCCCGGCGACATACCCGACCAACTCACCGGCGCCAGCTGGCAGTTCGGCGGCAAGGTCACCCTGAAACAGCACCGGCACCAGGGCGCCTCCGGCCGATGGGAGCCGGTCGCCGCACTGCCCGTACCGGAGCGCGGCGAGCTGGTGATGTCGCCGGAGGACGCCGACCTGATGATCCTCAACCCACCGCCTCTCACCGTCGGCCAGTGGGTGGAGTTCACGCTCACCTTCCGCAACAGCCCCGAGCTACGGGTGAAGGCCGAGGTCGTCAGGCCCGGCGGCCGACGCAGCAGCTGA